One stretch of Nicotiana tabacum cultivar K326 chromosome 18, ASM71507v2, whole genome shotgun sequence DNA includes these proteins:
- the LOC107762655 gene encoding uncharacterized protein LOC107762655 yields the protein MTDRDRTRYRDREIDRDRDRDRERERERDKDRDRDRKRDRDDRDRRDRERSYTPDHIKTSRHTRSRTRSPSTDRHRHRHRSTSRSRSPTDRRNRHRHHRPSVESPPRKRRKDDGDRDKDRDRDTRREVEDFVDGIAKEQKKQKKKEEGGSGDEEMMDEEEIEMMKKLGIPVGFDSTKGKPVAGNDVGAVRKVTKRQPRQYMNRRGGFNRPLPAECNR from the coding sequence ATGACCGACCGTGACCGAACTCGATACCGTGACCGTGAAATTGACCGGGATCGTGACCGTGACCGGGAGAGAGAGCGAGAGAGGGACAAGGATAGAGACAGAGATCGGAAACGTGACCGGGATGACCGTGACCGGAGAGACCGTGAACGTTCTTACACCCCTGACCATATAAAAACCAGTCGACACACTCGCTCCCGAACTCGTTCCCCTTCCACTGACCGTCACCGCCACCGCCACCGTTCTACTTCCCGCTCCCGTTCTCCCACTGACCGCCGCAACCGCCACCGTCACCACCGTCCCTCAGTGGAAAGTCCTCCTAGAAAGAGACGAAAAGACGATGGCGATAGAGATAAGGATAGGGATAGGGATACGCGgagagaggttgaggattttgtgGACGGGATAGCGAAAGAacagaagaagcagaagaagaaggaggaggggGGGAGTGGCGATGAAGAGATGATGGATGAGGAAGAGattgagatgatgaagaaattGGGTATACCGGTAGGGTTTGATTCGACAAAGGGGAAGCCAGTGGCAGGGAATGATGTGGGTGCTGTAAGGAAAGTCACTAAACGGCAGCCTCGACAGTACATGAATAGGCGTGGTGGCTTCAATAGGCCCTTGCCTGCTGAGTGCAACCGCTGA